The region AGCATGAGCGTGTTCAAGGACTCGCTGAAGATGATATTCAAGAGAGACGCGGAAGGGAACATGACGGGAGGATACAACGCAAGAATGACAGTGTTCACGTCGCCTGAGCTGAAGGTGTGCGGAGTAGTGGGAGGCTGCCACTCGCTGAAGAAAAAGGCGCCCAACGTATCGGAAAACGTAAtcggagaaggaggaacgAACGAGTGGAGCATAGGAGTGCTCGACAGAAGGTCGACACTGGCAGTGTTCTTCGACGTGGAAACGGGAAACACAAACGTGCTGACGTCAGCAATGAACGCAGTGGGCATGAACAACGCAAGCAAGGAGCCGAACGCACTGACGGGCAAGGAGTCGTTCATCCAGTTCCAGACAGTGTACTTCCACCCAGACGGCACGAAGAGGCTGAGAGTGACCTCGTTCTCGTGCAAGTACGGACAGCCGAACCTGACAGACCTGGCGAACGGATTCGACCAGGAGGCGGCGACAGTGCTGATGGCGCGCTACGCACTCTTCAAGATATCGACGGAGGACCCGCTGAACGTGCTCCGCTGGCTGGACAAGAAGCTGATCAACCTGGTGAGCAAGTTCGCAGACTTCCAGAAAAACGACGTCAACTCCTTCAGACTCTCGAGCCAGTTCTCAATATACCCGCAGTTCATGTATCACCTGAGAAGGTCGCACTTCCTGCAGACCTTCAACGCGAGTCCGGACGAGACGGCCTTCTACAGGACGGTGCTCTCGAGGGAGAACGTGATCAACTCGCTGGTGATGATACAGCCGGCGCTGCTGGAGTACTCCTTCGACAGCCCGACGCCGCAGCCGGTGCTGCTCGACGCGGCctcgctgaagaagaacgtGATCCTGATGCTCGACACCTTCTTCCAGCTCGTCATCTGGTACGGGGACACGATCACGCACTGGCGCGAGCAGGGCTACCAGGACAACCCGGAGTACGCGCACTTCAAGGCGCTGCTGCAGATGCCCCTCGACGACTGCAAGCCCTTCCTCGAGGAGCGCTTCCCGACACCCAAGTTCATCGTGTGCAACCAGGGCGGGAGCCAGGCCCGCTTCCTGCTCGCGAAGGTTAACCCGAGCACGACGTACACGTCGGGGCTGCAGGAGTTCGACGGCTCGACCGCGATCATAAACACGGACGACGTGAGCCTGAAGACGTTCATGGACCACCTGATAAAGCTAGTAGTACAGTCATAATATCGAAAGTTCTCTACACGGTAGACTATAGGGCACATTACAGCTTGACACGACAGAGTATATAGACTATGTATCAGGTGTGGTATCTGGAGCCAGGTGTATGCTGTATTATGTGGAGTGTGGTAGGTAGTAGAGTACATGAGTTATATGGGAGTAATGGGGGATGTGTATTGTATAAATTAGAAGCCTGTGAGTGGAAGATAAGAGTAGAATGTGTGAGTAGTATATGTGTGGCACTGATCGTAAGTGAGCCGCCGAAGATAAAATGTGGGTGTAGTGGAACAATCAGAaacagaataaaataatatcgGAAATtgcaaaatataaaattgtgtttaaatagtaaatatacatataataaagagtaaaaataagCCATGGCTGGAGATTCTAAACCGTCAGGCAACGCGGACCTGCGAAGGTTCATGGAAAAAAGACTAGATGGTAAGAAACTCGGATTGAATGGGTCAAATAGTTTACTTATATTATGACATGGCCATAAGATTGTCCTTCTTTTAGAATTTTACATAAGTAGATCAGATTCTAACGACATCTATCCACTACGTAGATATAAAGATAAagataatgaaaatatatacaaacgAGATAACCACAGATATAAATccacatatattaaataagtaGTGATAATAGCTCGAATACGAataaatatcataaattaaCGATATGTAGTTCACTTAAACGGGTCGAGGCACGTAGTGGGAGTATTGAGAGGATACGACACATTTATGAACATAGTGTTAGATAACGCACTGGAAGTAGTGGGAGAGGGACAAGTGGAGCTCGGAGTAGTCGTCGTCAGAGGGAACTCAATACTCTATTGGGAGTGCCTGGATAAAGTGCACACGCGAtaagttaaaaacaaagtaaCAGGGGAAccgtgtaaaataaaaaaataaaaggagCCTAAATCGACTAAATAAATAGGGAAAGAGACGATTCGATCAATCATGCAAAGGAATCGGAACAAAAGAAAAGAATTAATGCAAGACACATTTAAGTCTACACAAATCTGGAAAAAGAagcaaaaattaatgtgatttaaattaatatatgtttgcaaaaattaatatttacagcgaacaataaataaatgtttaacGGCGCTTCCCCATATATCACAATCGTAGTTGAACGCAGTCACTGTAAGTCATAATCCGAGTTAGTTTGAAACCCGAAAGAGCCTTAGAACCACAGTAGCACCAGCCTAAGAACAGTAAGAACACTCAAGACCCGAAAATGGCCGATAAAAACCTAACAGAAGCCGAAAAGAAATTTCTTGGTAAGTTATCCTACCGGAAGCATTTGCGACCCCGATTTcaattaataacaaatttgtaGCTTTTGACTGGTCAAGCTCATCAGAATGGCAAACTTATTTTTCGAATTTATATCCAACTCCGGACGCATCTAAACTTCCCAAGTTCAAGAGGACGTGGTTCAGAAGGAACGTGGTAAGTTAGCGTAGTTTGACTTAATTTTTCAAGGACTCGACTCTGGCCGAGGATTCCACAGTTGGCGACCCAGTTTCACCCAAAAAAGAAACGACATCTTCACAGCAATCGTCAACTCCGAAAAGTAAGTTCCTAGTAATAGCATATAGCGGTTACAACAAGTTCCCGACTCGAAGCAACGCCCGAGTCTCGACTTTAAACACGTCTAATCTTTTCTAATCCATGTTTAGTGCCACATACTAAATTCTTCGAGAGGTACCAAAACAAGACCAGGCTCCCACTGCTCAAGGAACTCGTTCTGCGCTTTGAACTTGTGCTCCTGATCGGCTTCGTAATGTCCGTCTTTGTAGTCATCACGTCGAAGTTTAAGGCGCCCGGAACTGAGAACCTTGTAAAGGTAAGTGCCGGAAACCGCTCATGATGCCTTAGAACTGCGTCAAcgtctccaggtccttcttTATAATTTTCCTCTTCGTGAGAGTGCTCAGAGAGAGGGGACTCccgaagatgaagatggAGTACTTTAACTCGCTGTCAAACGATCAGTACGTCCAGAGTCTGATGTACTCCATTTCGTTTATCTCAGTTCCACCCAAGGCCCTTTACTACGCGCCTCAGCTCGTGACATCACTCTTGTGCCTCAGCTCATTGTACAAGGAGCATCCATCACTTTTCCCAAGACTGTTACAGTAAGTTCTTTCTAGCCTCATACGCCCTTACCTACGCCTATTCTCTTTGTTTATTCTCTTTTTCTTATAATCTGTTTTCCTTACCTTTATTCATCCTACCTCTACCTTACGCTTCTATCCTTCCTTTCTCTAGTTAACATTCCTTTATTATCTTACTTTCTCAACCACTATCGTTTTTCTTTGCCATTCccattatattatttacttaattcTACCTATTTATTATCTCAATTCTataattatcatttttaggATTCAAAAGGTCAAGGAAATTATGACTAAAGTTGACCAGAATGGTTActttttatgtaaattacGCGCACACTTGGAGGTTGCAATTTTGCCATATTTAGTCTTACTCGGGTTCACCGGACGCGGAGGCATTATGCCACTGTTCCTCTACGTCAGCttccttaaatttaaaatcaactCAAAGGACGTGTACATGATGAACACTCTGAAAGGTGTTCACTTGAAGATACTTAACGGTCTTAGCAACCCAAAAGTACCAGCAGTCGTCAAAAACATGTACCAAAGGGTaagtattattttatcttaaCCTCTCTACCGATAAGAATTCTTTATCActttgaatatttttttctatcATATACTCATTTGCAAccaacattaattttttaggCTGTTAAGAGCTTGGAACTTTATTTCACAGGCCGTCGCCGCTGACCTGTTTACTACGCTGCGCATCCTCAATAGCTAGAagtaattgtttatttctaaGGTTAAATTATCAATTAACGTTCTAACCTTAATTTGTAATCTTCATATTCCTGATTAATTGATCTTAGTTGATTTGCAGTATCAATTTGAGATAGTTTACGACGTTTATTCAAATCATCCAATTTAGaatcaatatattttttccttttttccATGCTAAAAAAAAGTGCAATTaagttatataaaaattgtcATAAGCATACTAGGTGTGTagcagtaaataatatattttaaatattataaaataaattacagTAACGAGTGTTGAAAatactaaataaaaatcagttaatatgaaaaaaggaaatacaTACCTTAATTTTAGCAATGTGAGAGAATCAAGGTGTTTTAACCAGGAGCCTTCCTTGTAACGGTCCATCAACTCAAGATTAATGAGGGAATTCTGAGAGTATTccattaacattttaatgcGATTCATCTTGGTTTTAATATCCTTGTGGTTAGAAATGGGAGAATAGTGAGAAAAATCTAATTTCTCCATCTCAGTGCCTAAGGAAGGATAAGTAAATGGGAAggtataaaaaataaatattaagtaaaacaaatacCATTATTAATGCGATCGACCTCTTTATTGTATAAACAACCGTTAGGAGTAAAGTTGAAGGGAAGAGGTTCGAGGTATCTGTCGAGTAACTGGCACTCAGATAACCCAGACTCCTCCAAAATCACCCTCATCTCATCGTTGACTAAATCCTTAACCACATGCTCCAAATCAGCAGGAACTGTGTCTACAAACGGCAAACTGTCAACCAAATGGTGGTATTGGTTGCGTTTATAGAGTAAATCACTAACATTTTCTACATTTGAATTCATAAGCAAGcaaacataataaataaatgattaaatttgtaaaaacaaatatttaaaaatttaaaaagtaaactgGTACTAATACGCGACAcagaaaaaaattaagcaACAACAGCATTGAAACAACAGGCTCTATCATAGGGCAAGTCGTGAGCTGGGTCAGAAGCTAACACACAAAGTGAAGTATATATAAGTTGACTAAacataattattaaaatatgattcAATGACATAATATCGcacttttaaaattactcAAAATGGGTAACTGTTGCCGTCACATAGATGCAACAGAAGTAAGTAACCTGCCTCCGAAAACTGTCAGATCGACAGCGGTAATGGCAAGGGATGAAAACGAAATAACTGCGGAACATGAAGCAGGCCGTGACTCGCAGGAAACACACcaggaaaagaagaagagccTGAATTCCGACCCGGACTATTTAGTCCCGGATATTTCAGACGTATTCTTCAGAAACGTAACGCAGCCCTCCGAAGGTAAATTCAAACTGGTAGGAAACCACGAAAATACCGAGAACGGCGTTGATTctaaaaaaaatacaattcTCCGCAAGCTAAACAACTACCCGAAGATATCGGACATCGTGCTCACGAAGGACCTGTGGAGAAGCAGGATTCAGTTCTCCGTAAAGCTGGCGTCGAGGTACACTGTGGGATCGAACGCAATAGGGTACGGAATCTGCGGCTCAGTGAACCACTCCGTTAACAGAAGAACGCAGAAGATATACGCACTGAAGTCGCTTAACACAATGGCCTCGTCAAAGCGGAAGCTGACGAGCGTGTTCAACGAGGTGTCGATCTTCACGCAGCTCGACCACCCGAATATCGCATTTATGCACGAGACGTACGACGAAGGGAACGTGTGCCACATCGTCATGGAGTACTGCTCAGGCAACGAGCTGTACGACAGACTGGACACGTACAAGCGTTTCAGCGAAGCCTACGCAATCAAGATGACCTTTCAAATGCTCCTGACGCTCCACTACCTGCACTCGAACGGAGTGTGCCACAGggacctgaagctggaaaACTGGGTCTTCGCAAACCAGGAAATCGACTCGCTGCTCAAGATGATCGACTTCGGCTTCGCGCGCGTGTTCGAAAAGGGGATACCGATGGGAGGAATGCACGGCACAGTGTACTACGTGGACCCGGAGGTGATCGACGGATGCTACAACGAAAAGTGCGACATCTGGTCGACCGGAGTGATCGTGTACATGATGCTCTCAGGCTCGCCACCATTCAACTCGGGCGGCGACAAGGAGATCCTCTGGAAGATTAAGAAGGGGACGCTGAAGTTCGAAGGAGTGCGCTGGAACTCAGTGTCTGAGCTGGGCAAGGACTTCATAAGGTACCTGCTCAACAGAAACGGGAACGAGCGGCCGTCGGCGGAGATGGCGCTGAAGCACGAGTGGCTGAAAAACGAGTACGCGAAGTACGCAAACTACAAAATCTCAGTGGAGCTGCTCATGCAGATAGTTAAGTTCTCAAGGAAGTCGCCTCTGCACAGAGCAGTGATAGCACTGAGCGTGCTCGAGAGCGACAGGAACTGCCCGAAGGAGGTATATCGCACGTTCTTCGCAATCAACGCCTCCAAAAACGGAACAATCTCATTCCAGGAGTTCTTCGCCACGATGAACAAGCACCTTAACCTGAGCGAGGAGGAGTGCGCGCAAATATTCAACGTGATCGGCTTCAGAAACACGCCAGAGCTGAGTTACACGGAGTTCGTGACGGCGGTGATCGAGCACTACGGCACGCTGGACATCAACATGCTGTCGCTGGTCtacaagaagctggacgTCTTCGGGAAGGGCCacgtggacctggagaGCTTCCAGCACGCGATAGGCAGGGAGTTCGGAGGAGAGAGCTCGGAGAAAATATTCAGGGATACGGACCTGAATGGCGACGGACTGATAGACTTTGTGGAGGTAAGCAGGCAACCAAGGAGCAATAATAGGGAAAATAGTTAAGATTAGATAGTTAATT is a window of Theileria orientalis strain Shintoku DNA, chromosome 2, complete genome DNA encoding:
- a CDS encoding protein transport protein, coding for MDFTELELRSGLRFSWLVWPCSHDDAEKAEVPVGCLFTPLRHSDEDENKVPLVEYIPIRHKNSGIFLNPYCKIDFNTKKWMCPMTKIDSALPQLYAENISPQNLPLELTNLTMEYLIPMNVSGGIFPPTFIFVIDTCLAHEELDQLKDSLQQVGKMVLSMLPGEYNIGLVTFGAVVKVHDLCESEIPRVFVLRGGLEHKTEAVKRNLNLAQNNRFVQPLSSCEYVLNNFLETLIPDYWPVPNNNRPSRCTGSALSVAVSLLESFAQGKGGRIMTFLGGACTFGPGKIVEQSLSESIRHHLDLQKESHNARLVKDAQKYYTGLANACATNGHAIDIFACSLDQSGLHEMKVCCDKTGGSMVMSDSFSMSVFKDSLKMIFKRDAEGNMTGGYNARMTVFTSPELKVCGVVGGCHSLKKKAPNVSENVIGEGGTNEWSIGVLDRRSTLAVFFDVETGNTNVLTSAMNAVGMNNASKEPNALTGKESFIQFQTVYFHPDGTKRLRVTSFSCKYGQPNLTDLANGFDQEAATVLMARYALFKISTEDPLNVLRWLDKKLINLVSKFADFQKNDVNSFRLSSQFSIYPQFMYHLRRSHFLQTFNASPDETAFYRTVLSRENVINSLVMIQPALLEYSFDSPTPQPVLLDAASLKKNVILMLDTFFQLVIWYGDTITHWREQGYQDNPEYAHFKALLQMPLDDCKPFLEERFPTPKFIVCNQGGSQARFLLAKVNPSTTYTSGLQEFDGSTAIINTDDVSLKTFMDHLIKLVVQS
- a CDS encoding small nuclear ribonucleoprotein; amino-acid sequence: MAGDSKPSGNADLRRFMEKRLDVHLNGSRHVVGVLRGYDTFMNIVLDNALEVVGEGQVELGVVVVRGNSILYWECLDKVHTR
- a CDS encoding calcium-dependent protein kinase, with product MGNCCRHIDATEVTVMARDENEITAEHEAGRDSQETHQEKKKSLNSDPDYLVPDISDVFFRNVTQPSEGKFKLVGNHENTENGVDSKKNTILRKLNNYPKISDIVLTKDLWRSRIQFSVKLASRYTVGSNAIGYGICGSVNHSVNRRTQKIYALKSLNTMASSKRKLTSVFNEVSIFTQLDHPNIAFMHETYDEGNVCHIVMEYCSGNELYDRLDTYKRFSEAYAIKMTFQMLLTLHYLHSNGVCHRDLKLENWVFANQEIDSLLKMIDFGFARVFEKGIPMGGMHGTVYYVDPEVIDGCYNEKCDIWSTGVIVYMMLSGSPPFNSGGDKEILWKIKKGTLKFEGVRWNSVSELGKDFIRYLLNRNGNERPSAEMALKHEWLKNEYAKYANYKISVELLMQIVKFSRKSPLHRAVIALSVLESDRNCPKEVYRTFFAINASKNGTISFQEFFATMNKHLNLSEEECAQIFNVIGFRNTPELSYTEFVTAVIEHYGTLDINMLSLVYKKLDVFGKGHVDLESFQHAIGREFGGESSEKIFRDTDLNGDGLIDFVERKHGNIIDNDDVVLRMSNKRNHSEGNETETASQLRIGKVRVEVRRCTVGVRGNKITPIGGN